A single window of Pontibacillus chungwhensis DNA harbors:
- a CDS encoding YunC family protein — MVTVEPIWIEGVPFTAVSVVLPKTNLLVVTHDKGYIMCGALDVDLLNEKLSDRNIVAGRAVGVRTIQDLLEAPLEKITIGSKAFGWEEGMIGKEAMLKLAKDDD, encoded by the coding sequence ATGGTTACGGTCGAACCGATATGGATTGAGGGAGTGCCATTTACAGCTGTTTCTGTTGTTTTGCCAAAGACGAATTTATTAGTCGTTACTCATGATAAAGGCTACATCATGTGCGGAGCTTTAGATGTGGATTTATTAAATGAAAAGCTGTCTGATCGAAATATTGTAGCGGGAAGAGCGGTAGGAGTACGCACAATACAAGATCTTTTGGAAGCTCCTTTAGAGAAAATCACAATAGGCTCAAAAGCTTTCGGTTGGGAAGAGGGAATGATTGGGAAAGAGGCTATGTTAAAGTTGGCGAAAGATGACGACTAA
- the yunB gene encoding sporulation protein YunB, which yields MGRNRRKGTMAPPPARQIFIITFMFFLISTFVSLWIINKGIEPKIMEIAEARTEQFAKEAIAETVSKKMAEDLNVNDLVQYTYDDQGNVVSAGFNSAAINKVTRDTLFRVNQYLTRLGEGEDPDPGISYDVDYDQPEETNSEIVQDKRTIARIPLGQATGNTLLSNLGPEIPVHFTYIGNVKADAVKEEKEYGINMLVVDIDLKVEVNLQVLLPFSTKLITVDTEVPIAHNVIIGKVPDFYNGGGGGMNPSIEVPTNPLPGP from the coding sequence ATGGGGAGAAATAGGCGAAAGGGAACAATGGCACCACCTCCAGCCAGACAAATCTTTATCATTACATTTATGTTTTTTCTCATAAGCACATTTGTTAGCTTATGGATTATAAATAAAGGAATTGAACCTAAGATTATGGAAATCGCAGAAGCCAGAACAGAACAATTTGCCAAAGAAGCCATTGCAGAAACCGTCAGTAAAAAGATGGCTGAGGATTTGAATGTTAATGATCTCGTTCAATATACGTATGATGATCAAGGGAATGTTGTTTCAGCCGGATTTAATTCGGCTGCCATTAACAAAGTCACTCGAGATACCCTATTTCGCGTTAATCAATACTTAACAAGGTTAGGAGAGGGAGAAGATCCTGATCCTGGCATTTCCTATGACGTGGACTATGATCAACCAGAAGAAACAAATTCAGAAATTGTGCAAGACAAGCGGACGATTGCACGCATTCCTTTAGGGCAAGCCACAGGGAACACGCTATTATCAAATTTAGGACCAGAAATTCCTGTTCATTTTACGTATATCGGAAATGTAAAGGCGGATGCGGTGAAAGAAGAAAAAGAATACGGAATCAATATGCTTGTTGTGGATATAGATCTGAAAGTTGAAGTCAACTTACAGGTTTTATTACCGTTTTCGACTAAATTAATTACGGTAGATACAGAAGTTCCTATTGCTCATAACGTCATTATTGGAAAGGTACCTGATTTTTATAATGGCGGTGGCGGTGGGATGAATCCTTCTATCGAAGTTCCAACAAACCCCTTGCCAGGACCTTAA
- a CDS encoding HD-GYP domain-containing protein, producing MRLLSTFSLEAGHELAKPIHNDKGKVLIHSGVLLTNKMIERLNDYGVTYVYIEDEATNDIVTEFPISDQVRNQAIDRITDTFDKIKSSNIKDSFIFDRTGEKMKDVVRKILSDIQGHKKAVSLLSDVFTYDDYIFTHSLNVTIYTLALGTELGLPSKKLEELGFGAILHDVGKVKVPREVLLKPGKLNDEEFKLIKEHSEAGFNILRAAPSVSLVAAHCAYQHHERLDGSGYPRGLCDKDIHYYAKILAIADVFDAVTSNRVYRRAMLPHEGLEILYAGSGTKFDLHMIQAFRRSVAVYPNGLSVTLSDGRKGVVSRQNTEVSDRPHIRILEENGKAVVPYYEVDLGKELNLMITECDTTLVGKTK from the coding sequence ATGAGATTACTATCAACGTTTTCTTTAGAAGCAGGTCATGAACTCGCTAAGCCGATTCATAATGACAAAGGGAAGGTTCTGATCCATTCGGGTGTATTATTAACAAATAAGATGATTGAACGGCTAAATGATTACGGAGTTACCTATGTTTACATAGAAGATGAGGCCACAAATGATATTGTGACGGAGTTCCCCATTTCAGATCAGGTCCGTAATCAAGCGATTGACCGCATTACGGATACGTTTGATAAGATTAAGTCATCAAATATTAAAGATTCATTTATCTTCGATCGTACAGGGGAAAAGATGAAAGATGTAGTCCGGAAGATCCTATCAGATATTCAGGGTCACAAGAAGGCTGTCTCGTTGCTTTCAGATGTATTTACATACGATGACTATATTTTCACTCATTCTCTTAATGTAACAATTTATACATTAGCGTTAGGCACGGAACTTGGGTTACCTTCTAAGAAGTTAGAAGAGCTTGGGTTTGGCGCGATTTTGCATGATGTTGGGAAGGTGAAAGTTCCAAGAGAAGTTTTGCTCAAACCTGGAAAGTTGAATGATGAAGAATTTAAACTTATTAAAGAGCATTCAGAGGCCGGCTTTAATATCCTCCGGGCGGCCCCGAGTGTGTCCTTGGTCGCTGCACACTGTGCTTATCAACATCATGAAAGACTTGATGGTTCTGGTTATCCACGGGGGTTGTGCGATAAAGATATTCATTACTATGCTAAGATTTTGGCAATCGCAGATGTCTTTGATGCCGTCACAAGTAACCGAGTCTACAGAAGAGCTATGCTTCCTCATGAAGGTCTAGAGATTTTATATGCCGGTTCTGGCACGAAGTTTGATTTACATATGATTCAAGCATTTAGGAGAAGTGTAGCGGTTTATCCGAACGGATTAAGTGTCACATTAAGTGATGGGCGAAAAGGGGTAGTTTCTAGACAAAACACTGAAGTTAGTGACCGGCCTCACATAAGGATATTAGAAGAGAACGGAAAAGCTGTCGTTCCTTATTATGAGGTAGATTTAGGAAAGGAACTCAATCTCATGATTACGGAATGTGATACGACGTTGGTTGGAAAAACAAAATAA
- a CDS encoding bifunctional metallophosphatase/5'-nucleotidase gives MKENIYLYYTNDLHSHFENWPRIVGHWKDRKNHHKKMDEDMFLLDVGDHVDRFHPISEAMMGKANIDLLNKAGYNWVTLGNNEGITLRHEDLYSLYDEAQFDVICANLSATHNLDPAWLKPYTIQTTSQGTRIAVIGLTAPFYSFYKQLGWEVVSPFDKLDALIEEVEEESDIIVLLSHLGINDDEEIANRYPAIDVIIGGHTHHLFKDGEFINGTLLSAAGKHGMYVGQVALVWDQDNKEVARKSASAYSLETQSEDQETKQIIEDYANKASGMLHETVTHLSQDQNANWFQTSELMKRFVETLQKWTDADVAMLNAGVLLEGFPQGPVTRGAIHQKCPHPMNPCKVELRGDQLMEVIRQAHAKRFMELKLKGFGFRGEVIGRMVFAGIEVQSEKAQDGQEYVTSVMIEGEKIDPTHTYSVATGDTFTFGRLLPEIANSPKKEYFMPELLRDLLRETLKQMP, from the coding sequence ATGAAGGAAAACATTTATCTTTATTATACAAACGATTTACATAGCCATTTTGAGAATTGGCCTCGTATTGTGGGGCATTGGAAAGATCGGAAGAATCATCATAAGAAAATGGATGAAGATATGTTTCTATTAGATGTAGGAGACCATGTTGATCGGTTTCATCCTATTTCAGAAGCGATGATGGGGAAAGCAAATATTGATTTATTGAATAAAGCAGGTTATAACTGGGTTACTTTAGGGAATAACGAAGGGATTACTTTAAGACACGAGGATTTATACTCGTTATATGATGAAGCTCAATTTGACGTAATCTGTGCAAACTTATCAGCAACCCATAACCTTGATCCAGCGTGGTTAAAGCCTTATACCATTCAGACGACTTCACAAGGCACAAGAATTGCCGTCATTGGTTTAACAGCGCCTTTTTACTCCTTTTACAAGCAGTTAGGGTGGGAAGTGGTTTCTCCATTTGATAAGCTTGACGCCTTAATAGAAGAGGTGGAAGAGGAGTCGGATATTATAGTGTTATTGTCGCACCTTGGTATTAATGATGATGAAGAGATTGCAAATCGTTACCCTGCCATAGACGTGATTATTGGGGGTCATACCCACCATTTATTTAAAGATGGTGAATTTATTAATGGAACGCTTTTATCCGCAGCGGGTAAGCACGGAATGTACGTGGGTCAAGTTGCTTTAGTATGGGATCAGGATAATAAAGAAGTAGCTCGTAAGTCTGCCAGTGCTTATTCTCTAGAAACGCAAAGTGAAGATCAGGAAACGAAGCAGATAATTGAAGATTACGCAAATAAAGCTTCTGGCATGTTACATGAAACGGTGACCCATTTAAGCCAAGATCAAAATGCCAATTGGTTTCAAACGTCTGAGCTAATGAAACGTTTTGTAGAGACACTGCAAAAGTGGACAGACGCAGATGTTGCGATGTTAAATGCTGGTGTCTTGCTAGAAGGGTTTCCTCAAGGGCCTGTTACAAGAGGAGCGATCCATCAGAAATGTCCTCATCCCATGAATCCTTGTAAAGTTGAGCTACGAGGAGATCAGCTTATGGAAGTTATTCGTCAGGCTCATGCTAAACGTTTTATGGAACTGAAACTAAAAGGCTTTGGGTTTCGGGGTGAAGTAATTGGGCGTATGGTCTTTGCAGGAATAGAAGTGCAAAGCGAAAAGGCTCAAGACGGCCAGGAATACGTAACAAGTGTCATGATTGAAGGGGAGAAGATTGATCCGACCCACACGTATTCGGTGGCTACTGGTGATACGTTTACGTTTGGACGTCTTTTGCCGGAGATCGCGAATAGCCCGAAAAAAGAATACTTTATGCCAGAGTTACTGCGTGATCTATTACGAGAAACACTAAAGCAAATGCCTTAA
- a CDS encoding sulfite exporter TauE/SafE family protein — protein MLIIGFFTAFVGSIAGIGGGTILVPSMLFLHNISDAFEWATPQKIVGISVVVMIFTGLSSTIAYWKSRRIDYKTGLIFLVGCLPGGVFGSWFNQFVEKDLFSIAFGALMIVISLLFFLPRPKRSEPSTEEKKLHIQRSFTLNETTYHYQIPVIGGFFMAFFVGSLSGLFGIGGGSLMVPAMILLFGLPAHVATATSMFIIFFLSISSSSTHILLGHVPWIYTLCFIPGAWIGGTMGAKVNQRMNGKTVEWILRIILILIGIRLIWDGIR, from the coding sequence ATGTTGATTATAGGTTTTTTCACAGCTTTTGTTGGCAGTATTGCAGGCATTGGCGGAGGTACCATTTTAGTCCCGTCTATGCTGTTTTTACACAATATATCTGATGCATTTGAGTGGGCGACCCCACAGAAGATTGTAGGGATCTCAGTAGTCGTGATGATCTTTACTGGACTTTCTTCAACGATTGCGTACTGGAAAAGTAGGCGCATTGACTATAAGACCGGATTGATTTTTTTAGTTGGATGTTTGCCTGGTGGTGTGTTTGGATCTTGGTTTAATCAATTTGTTGAGAAGGATTTGTTCTCCATAGCTTTTGGAGCTCTTATGATTGTTATATCCCTGTTATTCTTCTTACCAAGACCTAAACGATCAGAACCATCTACAGAAGAGAAGAAGCTTCATATTCAGCGTTCTTTCACGTTGAATGAAACCACCTATCATTATCAGATTCCTGTCATTGGTGGGTTTTTTATGGCATTCTTTGTGGGATCCTTGTCGGGCTTATTTGGTATTGGCGGCGGTTCTCTTATGGTGCCTGCTATGATACTTCTGTTTGGTTTGCCAGCTCATGTGGCAACAGCAACTTCCATGTTTATTATATTCTTTCTTAGTATTTCAAGCTCAAGTACCCACATTCTTTTGGGGCATGTTCCGTGGATTTATACGTTATGTTTTATACCTGGTGCCTGGATTGGTGGGACAATGGGGGCAAAGGTAAACCAAAGAATGAATGGGAAAACGGTGGAATGGATTTTACGAATCATTCTCATTTTAATCGGTATTCGCTTAATTTGGGATGGAATTAGGTAA